The genomic DNA CCCTCCTGAGCTGGTAGGCGAGCCGAAGGGCGAATCTGAAGGGCGGATGATGCAGCGGGCCGAGGGCGTTCTCGAGCATCTCGACCGGCCGGTGGCGTCCGCGGATCGGGACGCGTCGCTGGCGGACATCGATCGCCTCAACACGTGGTTCGGCGGCTACGCGCTCACGCTCGGCGCCATCCAGCGCGTGGCGTCGGGGGTGCCGGCCTGGCGGCGCCTCGTCGTCGTCGACGTCGGCGGGGGCCGCGGCGATTTCGCGCGCTGGCTGATCCGCCACGCGGGGCGCCTCGAGCGGAGGATCCACATCGTCGTCGTCGATCGCGATCCCGACTTCCTGGCCGCCGCCACGCGTCGCCCGCATCCCGATGTGTCGCTCGTCCGGGCCGACGCCACCGCGCTGCCGTTCCGCCAGGACGGCGCCGACGTCATCACCATGTCGCTCACCCTCCACCACCTGGAGCCCGATGCGGCCGTCACGAGCCTGGGCGAGATGCGCCGCGCCGCGCGGCTCGACGTCATCGTGAACGACCTCCTGCGCACGCGCCTGTCGCTCCTCCTCGTCTGG from Candidatus Methylomirabilota bacterium includes the following:
- a CDS encoding methyltransferase domain-containing protein, translating into MMQRAEGVLEHLDRPVASADRDASLADIDRLNTWFGGYALTLGAIQRVASGVPAWRRLVVVDVGGGRGDFARWLIRHAGRLERRIHIVVVDRDPDFLAAATRRPHPDVSLVRADATALPFRQDGADVITMSLTLHHLEPDAAVTSLGEMRRAARLDVIVNDLLRTRLSLLLVWVATRLVGRHPFSRHDGPLSVRRAYSPEELRTLAEKAGIHAVRVERYPWLGRLLAVIAP